One genomic window of Quercus robur chromosome 6, dhQueRobu3.1, whole genome shotgun sequence includes the following:
- the LOC126690038 gene encoding uncharacterized protein LOC126690038 has product MSRTSIKGQVLANLVAEFTEPPLEETSTTQNMDGKSVGTISLQEPLFWKVYVDGAANQSGSGVGLVLISPKKLTIEKSLRLCFLATNNEAEYEALLEGMSMIQRMGGKAVKMFSDLRLVVGQVKGKLEARDERMQGYLSQVRHLQSGFESFTLLHVPRSGNTHADSLATLTTSST; this is encoded by the coding sequence atgTCTCGTACCTCTATCAAGGGTCAGGTACTGGCAAACCTCGTGGCCGAGTTCACTGAACCCCCATTAGAAGAAACATCAACGACAcagaacatggatggaaaatcggttggcacaatCTCCCTGCAAGAACCTTTATTCTGGAAGGTATACGTTGATGGTGCGGCAAATCAAAGTGGCtctggagtggggctagttctaaTCTCACCCAAGAAGCTCACCATTGAAAAGTCACTAAGATTGTGCTTCTTGGCCACGAATAATGAAGCTGAATACGAAGCCTTGCTGGAGGGAATGTCCATGATTCAAAGAATGGGAGGAAAGGCAGTAAAGATGTTCTCGGACTTGAGGCTGGTCGTTGGCCAAGTGAAGGGCAAACTAGAAGCAAGAGACGAGAGAATGCAAGGGTATTTAAGTCAGGTTAGGCATTTGCAATCAGGATTTGAATCCTTCACCCTATTGCACGTCCCTAGGAGTGGAAATACACATGCCGATTCCCTGGCCACGCTTACAACCTCCTCGACGTAG